In Nitrospirota bacterium, the DNA window GCCTTTATACTGAGCCTTGGTGGCGGCGTGTCAAGCACATTGGCAATGGGTGCTGTAAGGGGGATATCAGGAAGAATCTTCGGGCCAATAGGCTTTAGCCTTCTCGGAGCAATAACCCACAACCTTGCCCAGCTCTTCCTTGCCTATCTGCTTTTTGTAAGAAACCTCGAGGCCATAATATTTATCAGCCCAATCATCCTTCTCATCGGCACCATAACCGGAACCTTCAACGGCATAGCAACGGGGTTGCCGAAAACCCTCTCCTGTATGTATACTTAACTAAAATTCTGAGATTCTGAAGGCTGAAGCTCTGAAGTTCGGAAGCTCAGAAGTTGATGAATAGTGAGTGGAGGTTTAAGTGCCCCTTTTTGGTGAGCTTTTTGTAAGCGAACTTATAAAAAAACCCGTGCTTGATCCGTCAGGTGAAGAGTTGGGTTTTGTAAGAGATTTTATTGTGGTCAGGGGTGAACCCCTTCCCAGGCTGTCTGCCTTGATTATAGAGAAGAAAAAGGTGCAGTATCGCCTTAACTGGGAGGACCTCAGTATTTTCAATAAACGCATAATATCCTCAAGTGTGCGCGCAGGAAGCTTAAAACCCTATGTCTTCTCAGAGGACGACCTCCTTATTAGCAGGGATATCCTCGACAAACAGATAGTCGATGCCAATGGAGCCAAGGTGGTCAGGGTCAATGATGTAAAGCTCGAGGGATTTGACGGTGATGCCTGCCTTATTGCTGTTGATGTTGGTATGCGGGGGATACTGAGGCGTCTGGGCATAGAGCATAGAGGAGAAAATCTGTTCAGAATTTTTGGCAAGAAACTCTCTCAAAACCTGATAAGCTGGAACTATATCCAGCCACTTGAACCAAAATTGACCACAATCTCTCTTACTGTGCCGAGGCAGATGTTGTCAGAACTCCATCCAGCAGATATCGCTGAGATTATAAGCCAGGTCTCTCACCTCGAGGGTGCAGCCCTTTTTAAAGGGCTTGACCCTGAGACTGCTGCTGAGGCACTTCACGAACTTGAGCCCGATGTCCAGGCAGCCATAATAGGCAGGATAGATAAAGAACAAGCCTCTGATATTATAGAAAGGATGCCTCCTGATGAAGCGGCTGATGTCATTGCAGACCTTCCAGCAGAGAAGGCAAAAGAAATCTTAGAGCTAATTGAAAAAGAGGAGGCAGAAGATATTCAGGAGCTCCTCGGCCATGAGGAGGATACCTCGGGTGGACTTATGACCAATGAATACATCGCTTATGCCCCTGGACTTAGAGTCAGTGAAGCGATTGAGCGGTTTAGAGAAGATGCCAGGGAGGTGGAGACAGTTTATTATATTTATATTGTGGATGTTGAAGAAAAGCTCATCGGCGTTATATCTCTTAGAGAACTCCTTCTCGCGCCACCTGACGCCCCACTTTCTGAGATAATGGAGACAAAACTGAAGACAGTTGCCCCTGAATCAGACCAGAGAGTTGTGGCAGAAATGCTATCCAAATATAACCTCCTCGCCATTCCTGTAATAGACCCGGAAAATTTTCTTCTCGGTATAGTCACAATCGATGATGTAATAGATATCTTCCTCCCTCCAGCAGCAAGGAAGAAAAGGAGGAGAGTGTGAGCCGCTGGAAAAGCTTTCTGATATTTCTATCCATAATGGGCCCCGGGATTATAACTGCCAATCTCGACAATGACGCCAGCGGCATTGCTACATACTCAGTTGCCGGTGCACGCTTTGGCTACTCCCTGCTCTGGATCCTTATCCCTACTACCGTGGCCCTTGTGGTTGTCCAGGAGATGGTAGCGAGGATGGGAGTAATAACAGGGAAAGGGCTTTCTGACCTCATACGTGAAAACTACGGGGTTAGGCCTACCTTTTATATGATGTTAGCGCTCCTTTTTGCAAATTTTGGGACTACTGTTGCTAATTTTGCTGGATGGGCAGCGAGCATGGAAATTTTTGGCCTGAGCAAATATATTATGGTGCCCTTCGGCGCTGTCTTTATCTGGCTCCTCGTAACAAGGGGTAGTTACAGGCTGTTGGAGCGGATACTCCTTGTGGCCTGCCTGCTTTATTTAGGCTATATAATCTCAGGGGTGCTTTCAAAGCCAGACTGGGCTCAAGTTGCTTACAACACCATTGTCCCTACCCTCAAATGGGATGCTGAGTATATGATGCTAACAATAGCCATAATAGGAACAACCATAACTCCGTGGATGCAGTTTTATCTTCAGTCATCCATTGCCGAGAAGGGCATCAGGAAAGAGCATTACAAGGCATCGAGGCTCGATGTAATAATTGGCTGTTCCATAACTGATATAATTGCTTTTTTTATTATTGTCACCTGCGCCACAACCCTCTTCCCTTACGGAATAAGGGTTAATGAAGCCCATGAAGCAGCAATCGCCTTAAAACCCCTGGCAGGGCAGTATGCTTCAGGGCTTTTTGCTGTAAGCCTTGCCAATGCATCCATTCTCGGAGCCATTATTGTGCCACTTGCAACTGCCTATTACGTATGTGAAGCCATGGGTTGGGAGGCAGGGGTGAATAAGACATTTAAAGAGGCGCCTCAATTTATGTGGATATACACAGTCCTAATAGTCTTCTCCTGCGTGTTGGTGCTCATACCAGGAGCCCCGCTGATATTGTTCATGATCCTTTCATCTGTAGTTAATGGAATTCTTCTGCCATTTGTCCTTGTCTTTGCCTTATCTCTTGTGAATAACCGTGCTATTATGGGAGAGCACATAAATCCGAAAAGTTATAATTACATCTCGTGGGGTACAGTGGTTGTTCTGATAGCCCTTACAGCAGTCTTTTTGGTTATGACCGTAGCATGGAAGACATAATGGTCAGGGCCATTGAATGGAAAGAGGGCAAGGTAGTAATGCTTGATCAGAGCAGGCTACCTTTAGAGGTTGCTTATGTCGAATGCACAGATTACAGGATGGTTGCAGAGGGTATAAAAAAGCTCTGGATAAGAGGAGCTCCTGCAATAGGAATTGCTGCTGCAATGGGAATTGCCCTCGGCGCTCAGGAGATAAAGATAAATAGCTTTGACGAATTTGTTAAAAAGGTCGAACCAATCTTTGATACAATGCTCTCTACACGGCCGACAGCAGTAAACATAAAATGGGCAGTCGAAAGGATAAGAAAATTCATTTTAGCGCATAAAGACAAATCAGTTGACAATTTAAAAACATTGCTTATTGATGAGGCAAATAAAATCCTTAGAGAAGACATTGAAGTCAATAAGGCAATTGGCAGATGGGGGGCTCAATTTATAAAAGATGGTGATACAATACTCACCCATTGTAATGCAGGCTCTCTCGCAACAGGGGGTTATGGCACTGCCACGGCTCCTATACTGGTAGCCCGTGAGCAGGGCAAAAGAGTTAATGTTATAGCAGATGAAACAAGGCCTGTGCTTCAGGGGGCAAGGTTGACTGCATGGGAGCTGATGGAGGAGGGGATACCTGTGACACTGATTGTGGATAGCGCTGCAGGGTCTCTTATGAAGGCAGGAGAAATAGACCTCTGCATTGTTGGCACTGACAGGACGGCTAAGAATGGTGACGTTGCGAACAAGATAGGCACTTATTCCCTTGCTGTACTCTGTGAAGAGCACAACATCCCATTTTATGTGGCTGCCCCTTTGAGCAGTATTGATTTTTCAATTCCCCGAGGAGAATTAATCCCCATCGAAGAAAGGGATTCCAGGGAGATTACTCATATCTCTAACTGTCAGATAGCGCCTGATGGTGTGAGGACCAGAAACCCTGCCTTTGATGTCACACCTGCCAGATATATAACCGCAATCATTACAGAGAAAGGGGCCTTCAGGCCTGAGGATTTGAGCAAACTTATGAATTCCAACCAGTCTTGACAACTTTTTAATGCCTGGCCTATGATTTAGAAGATGATGATTCAGGAAATCTGGGATTTTTATCAAAAAGACCTCAAAGAGGTAGAGGATAGAATAAAAAATAATCTGAAGGCCCACGTGCCTGCCATATCTGCAGTCGGCAACTACCTCCTACAGGGCGGAGGAAAACGTATCAGACCTCTTTTGCTTATCCTCAGCTCAAGGCTTTCTGGCTATAAAGGGGAAAAGGAAATTATCCTTGCCGGCATTATTGAGTCAATACATACAGCATCTCTGCTACATGACGATGTGGTTGACGGCGCAAAGATGAGGAGAGGCCGTGCCTCGGCACATTCCATCTGGGGCAACCAGGTGGTAATCCTTGTTGGTGATTTTCTATACTCAAATGCCTTGATGCTCGCTGTGTCCATGAAAAACCAGAAGATTATGGATGCCCTTTCCTGGGCCACAACCAGGATGACCGAGGGCGAGCTTTTTCAGCTTGATAAGATTGCGGACTCTGACATATCCGAAGAAGACTATATAAGAATAATCAGGGATAAAACAGCCATGCTTATGTCAGCGGCCTGCAAGGTCGGAGCTATTCTCGGCGAAGCAGGACAGGTAAAAGAGGATGCCCTCGGCTCTTTTGGATTAAAGGTTGGCCTCGCTTTTCAGATGGTCGATGACATACTCGATTATATGGCAGACAGGAAGGCCCTCGGCAAAAACCTCGGCAAAGACCTTGAAGAAGGCAAAATCACCCTGCCCATTATATACCTTCTCAAGCAGGTGAATAAGGAAGAGGTCAACAGAATTAAGAGAATTATCAATTCAAA includes these proteins:
- a CDS encoding Gx transporter family protein; amino-acid sequence: MPSQNNVHIALLSAYAIVLHSLEALIPTPIPWLRLGLANIITLATLIMHGFRAGMMVTLIRVFVGSMITGTFLGPAFILSLGGGVSSTLAMGAVRGISGRIFGPIGFSLLGAITHNLAQLFLAYLLFVRNLEAIIFISPIILLIGTITGTFNGIATGLPKTLSCMYT
- a CDS encoding magnesium transporter, producing MPLFGELFVSELIKKPVLDPSGEELGFVRDFIVVRGEPLPRLSALIIEKKKVQYRLNWEDLSIFNKRIISSSVRAGSLKPYVFSEDDLLISRDILDKQIVDANGAKVVRVNDVKLEGFDGDACLIAVDVGMRGILRRLGIEHRGENLFRIFGKKLSQNLISWNYIQPLEPKLTTISLTVPRQMLSELHPADIAEIISQVSHLEGAALFKGLDPETAAEALHELEPDVQAAIIGRIDKEQASDIIERMPPDEAADVIADLPAEKAKEILELIEKEEAEDIQELLGHEEDTSGGLMTNEYIAYAPGLRVSEAIERFREDAREVETVYYIYIVDVEEKLIGVISLRELLLAPPDAPLSEIMETKLKTVAPESDQRVVAEMLSKYNLLAIPVIDPENFLLGIVTIDDVIDIFLPPAARKKRRRV
- a CDS encoding Nramp family divalent metal transporter; amino-acid sequence: MGPGIITANLDNDASGIATYSVAGARFGYSLLWILIPTTVALVVVQEMVARMGVITGKGLSDLIRENYGVRPTFYMMLALLFANFGTTVANFAGWAASMEIFGLSKYIMVPFGAVFIWLLVTRGSYRLLERILLVACLLYLGYIISGVLSKPDWAQVAYNTIVPTLKWDAEYMMLTIAIIGTTITPWMQFYLQSSIAEKGIRKEHYKASRLDVIIGCSITDIIAFFIIVTCATTLFPYGIRVNEAHEAAIALKPLAGQYASGLFAVSLANASILGAIIVPLATAYYVCEAMGWEAGVNKTFKEAPQFMWIYTVLIVFSCVLVLIPGAPLILFMILSSVVNGILLPFVLVFALSLVNNRAIMGEHINPKSYNYISWGTVVVLIALTAVFLVMTVAWKT
- the mtnA gene encoding S-methyl-5-thioribose-1-phosphate isomerase, which translates into the protein MMVRAIEWKEGKVVMLDQSRLPLEVAYVECTDYRMVAEGIKKLWIRGAPAIGIAAAMGIALGAQEIKINSFDEFVKKVEPIFDTMLSTRPTAVNIKWAVERIRKFILAHKDKSVDNLKTLLIDEANKILREDIEVNKAIGRWGAQFIKDGDTILTHCNAGSLATGGYGTATAPILVAREQGKRVNVIADETRPVLQGARLTAWELMEEGIPVTLIVDSAAGSLMKAGEIDLCIVGTDRTAKNGDVANKIGTYSLAVLCEEHNIPFYVAAPLSSIDFSIPRGELIPIEERDSREITHISNCQIAPDGVRTRNPAFDVTPARYITAIITEKGAFRPEDLSKLMNSNQS
- a CDS encoding polyprenyl synthetase family protein, yielding MMIQEIWDFYQKDLKEVEDRIKNNLKAHVPAISAVGNYLLQGGGKRIRPLLLILSSRLSGYKGEKEIILAGIIESIHTASLLHDDVVDGAKMRRGRASAHSIWGNQVVILVGDFLYSNALMLAVSMKNQKIMDALSWATTRMTEGELFQLDKIADSDISEEDYIRIIRDKTAMLMSAACKVGAILGEAGQVKEDALGSFGLKVGLAFQMVDDILDYMADRKALGKNLGKDLEEGKITLPIIYLLKQVNKEEVNRIKRIINSKTTSRKDLDYIADLLNKYGSISRSYAKAQQLVNEAKTELDVFKDSDEKTALLAIADYSLRRKR